The following are encoded in a window of Lacinutrix sp. WUR7 genomic DNA:
- the rpsB gene encoding 30S ribosomal protein S2 codes for MAVEVKELLEAGVHFGHLTRKWDPNMAPYVYMERNGIHIINLYKTAAKMDEAGDALAKIAASGRKILFVATKKQAKDIVSEKAGAVNMPYITERWPGGMLTNFVTIRKAVKKMATIDRMKKDGTFMTLSKKERLQVDRLRAKLEKNLGSINDMTRLPGALFVVDIKREHIAIKEAQKLNIPIFAMVDTNSDPRQVDYVIPANDDASKSIDKILTHVTNAIAGGLSERKAEKDAPKTEKKAAPAKKAEKAEVAKDEEE; via the coding sequence ATGGCAGTAGAAGTAAAAGAATTACTTGAAGCAGGTGTACACTTTGGTCACCTAACACGTAAGTGGGATCCAAACATGGCTCCTTACGTATATATGGAGCGTAATGGCATCCATATAATCAACCTTTATAAAACGGCAGCTAAGATGGACGAAGCTGGAGATGCACTTGCTAAAATTGCAGCTTCAGGACGTAAAATCTTATTTGTTGCTACAAAAAAACAAGCAAAAGACATCGTATCAGAAAAAGCAGGAGCAGTAAACATGCCTTACATTACTGAGCGTTGGCCTGGTGGAATGTTAACCAACTTTGTTACTATTAGAAAAGCTGTTAAAAAAATGGCTACTATTGATAGAATGAAGAAAGATGGTACATTCATGACACTTTCTAAAAAAGAAAGATTACAAGTAGATCGTTTAAGAGCGAAGTTAGAAAAAAACTTAGGTTCTATTAACGACATGACTCGTTTACCAGGAGCTTTATTTGTTGTAGATATTAAGCGTGAGCATATTGCAATTAAAGAAGCACAAAAATTAAACATTCCTATCTTTGCAATGGTAGATACTAACTCTGATCCACGTCAAGTAGATTACGTTATACCAGCAAATGATGATGCTTCTAAATCAATTGACAAGATTTTAACGCATGTTACTAATGCAATTGCAGGTGGTTTATCTGAGCGCAAAGCGGAAAAAGATGCTCCAAAAACAGAAAAGAAAGCAGCTCCAGCTAAAAAAGCTGAAAAAGCAGAAGTAGCAAAAGACGAGGAAGAATAA
- the pyrH gene encoding UMP kinase — MKYKRILLKLSGEALMGNRQYGIDPERLAEYAKDIKEITELGVEVAIVIGGGNIFRGVAGAMNGMDRVQGDHMGMLATVINGLALQNALEDADVKTRLQTAIKINEVAEPFIRRKAMSHLRKGRVVIFGGGTGNPYFTTDSAAVLRAIEIEADVILKGTRVDGIYDVDPEKDSNAIKFEHITFDDVLRKGLKVMDTTAFTLSQENKLPIIVFDMNKKGNLMKVVSGENIGTKVNL; from the coding sequence ATGAAATACAAAAGAATTCTTTTAAAATTATCTGGTGAAGCATTAATGGGAAACCGCCAATATGGTATAGATCCAGAACGTTTAGCAGAATACGCCAAAGACATTAAAGAAATTACAGAACTAGGTGTAGAAGTTGCCATTGTAATTGGTGGAGGAAACATTTTTAGAGGTGTTGCTGGAGCCATGAATGGAATGGATCGCGTACAAGGAGATCACATGGGAATGCTTGCAACCGTAATTAACGGTTTAGCTTTACAAAACGCCTTAGAAGATGCAGATGTTAAAACCCGTTTGCAAACCGCCATAAAAATTAATGAAGTAGCAGAGCCTTTCATTCGTAGAAAAGCAATGAGTCATTTACGTAAAGGGCGTGTTGTAATTTTTGGTGGAGGAACAGGAAATCCTTATTTCACGACAGATTCTGCAGCCGTTTTACGTGCTATAGAAATTGAAGCAGATGTGATTTTAAAAGGAACTCGTGTAGATGGTATTTATGATGTAGATCCAGAAAAAGATAGTAATGCCATTAAATTTGAACATATCACTTTTGATGATGTATTACGTAAAGGTCTTAAAGTTATGGACACTACAGCATTTACATTAAGTCAGGAAAATAAATTACCTATCATTGTTTTTGATATGAACAAAAAAGGAAACCTAATGAAAGTAGTTTCTGGAGAAAATATAGGAACAAAAGTAAACTTGTAA
- the frr gene encoding ribosome recycling factor, translating into MNEEIQFIIDGTKEAMANAMKHLEKQLTNIRAGKASPAMLGSVMVDYYGSQTPLAQVANVNTPDGRTITVQPWEKNMLQEIERGIMYANLGFNPMNNGDTIIINVPPLTEERRRELSKQAKAEAEDAKVGIRNARKEANNDIKKADGISEDHQKNAEQDVQVLTDNYIKKIDEVFAVKEKEIMTV; encoded by the coding sequence ATGAACGAAGAAATTCAATTTATAATAGACGGAACAAAAGAAGCAATGGCAAATGCTATGAAGCATCTAGAAAAACAACTAACCAATATTAGAGCTGGTAAGGCTAGTCCTGCAATGCTTGGTAGTGTTATGGTAGATTATTATGGTTCTCAAACACCATTAGCGCAAGTTGCAAATGTAAACACTCCGGATGGTAGAACGATTACTGTACAACCATGGGAAAAAAACATGTTACAAGAAATTGAACGTGGTATTATGTATGCAAATCTTGGTTTTAATCCAATGAACAATGGAGATACAATTATTATTAACGTTCCACCTTTAACCGAAGAACGCAGACGCGAATTATCTAAACAAGCTAAAGCAGAGGCGGAAGACGCTAAAGTTGGAATTAGAAATGCCAGAAAAGAAGCGAACAACGATATTAAAAAAGCAGATGGCATCTCTGAAGATCATCAAAAAAATGCAGAGCAAGATGTACAAGTCCTAACAGACAACTATATCAAAAAAATTGATGAAGTCTTTGCTGTTAAAGAAAAAGAAATCATGACAGTATAA
- a CDS encoding carbamoyltransferase, protein MSYILGISAFYHDAAACLLKNGKIVAAGQEERFSRIKHDQQFPIQAIHFCLKEAHIDISKIDLIVFYEKPFLKFDRIINSIQKTTPFAFNHFRKVIKSWTKTKLWIPVVIKKELNYHKEIIFSEHHEAHAAGSFFTSPYTKSAIITIDGVGEKACTTIGVGEGSKVTILKEQHYPHSFGLLYSAFTQYCGFKVNSGEYKLMGLAPYGKPVYKDLILENFVTITKKGEVILNLKYFSFEKGNTTINNEFCNVFKRPARLPDEELDAFYKDVASSIQAVTEDFISTLANYAKEITGLDALCMSGGVALNCKANGELLLKEDIFKNIWVQPASGDSGTAIGAAYIGWYHYLGNKREVVNNALQDQVYLGPSFTDEEIETLLRKYAIQYDYQNNDVLCDTISTHLENKRIIGWFQGSMEFGPRALGNRSILANPLYEDMKSHVNMRIKKREGFRPFAPIVLQEKAKDWFINCKQSKYMLFTFKSDMYSKIPSCIHEDNTARVQTLEKEDNPLLHQLISKFDKKTQCPVLINTSFNVRGEPIVAIPEDALKCFFQTDMDVLVLGNFIILKSENATNIDTALTEIKEYALD, encoded by the coding sequence ATGAGCTATATTCTAGGGATATCTGCATTTTATCATGATGCAGCTGCATGCTTATTAAAAAATGGTAAAATAGTTGCCGCAGGGCAAGAGGAAAGGTTTTCCAGAATAAAACATGATCAACAATTTCCGATACAGGCAATTCATTTTTGCTTAAAAGAAGCGCATATTGATATTTCGAAAATAGATTTAATCGTTTTTTACGAGAAGCCTTTTTTAAAATTTGATCGTATAATTAATAGCATTCAAAAGACAACACCATTTGCTTTTAACCATTTTAGAAAAGTAATAAAGTCGTGGACGAAAACAAAATTATGGATACCAGTTGTAATAAAAAAAGAGCTTAATTACCACAAAGAAATTATTTTTTCTGAGCACCATGAAGCACATGCTGCCGGAAGTTTTTTTACATCACCATATACCAAAAGTGCCATTATTACGATAGATGGGGTTGGAGAAAAAGCATGTACCACAATTGGCGTTGGAGAAGGTAGTAAAGTTACTATTTTAAAGGAACAACATTATCCGCATTCTTTCGGACTTTTATATAGTGCATTCACGCAATATTGTGGTTTTAAAGTGAATTCTGGTGAGTATAAGCTAATGGGTTTAGCGCCTTACGGAAAGCCTGTTTACAAAGATTTAATCTTAGAAAACTTTGTTACAATTACGAAAAAAGGAGAAGTAATATTAAACCTTAAATATTTTTCCTTCGAAAAAGGAAATACCACAATTAATAACGAGTTTTGTAACGTTTTTAAGCGTCCTGCGAGATTACCAGATGAAGAATTAGATGCTTTTTATAAAGATGTTGCTAGTTCTATTCAAGCAGTAACCGAAGATTTTATTAGTACGCTAGCAAATTATGCTAAAGAAATTACTGGTTTAGATGCTTTATGTATGTCTGGTGGCGTTGCATTAAATTGTAAGGCAAATGGAGAATTATTATTAAAAGAAGATATTTTTAAAAATATTTGGGTGCAGCCAGCATCTGGAGATAGCGGAACCGCAATTGGAGCTGCATATATTGGTTGGTATCATTATTTAGGTAATAAGCGAGAAGTAGTAAATAATGCGTTACAAGATCAAGTGTATTTAGGACCTTCGTTTACAGATGAAGAAATAGAAACGCTACTGCGTAAATATGCAATCCAGTATGATTACCAAAATAACGACGTTTTATGCGATACTATTTCTACGCATTTAGAAAATAAAAGGATAATAGGATGGTTTCAAGGTAGCATGGAATTTGGTCCTAGAGCTTTAGGCAATCGAAGTATTTTGGCAAACCCTTTGTATGAAGACATGAAAAGTCATGTAAATATGCGCATCAAAAAAAGGGAAGGTTTTAGGCCGTTTGCACCCATCGTGTTACAAGAAAAAGCAAAAGATTGGTTTATTAATTGCAAGCAATCTAAGTACATGCTTTTTACCTTTAAAAGTGATATGTATTCTAAAATTCCTTCTTGTATTCATGAAGATAATACGGCAAGAGTGCAAACTTTAGAAAAAGAAGACAACCCGTTATTGCATCAGCTTATTTCTAAATTTGATAAGAAAACACAATGTCCAGTTTTAATAAACACCTCTTTTAATGTAAGAGGAGAACCTATAGTTGCTATTCCTGAAGATGCTTTGAAATGTTTTTTTCAAACCGATATGGATGTTTTAGTTTTAGGGAATTTTATTATATTAAAAAGCGAAAATGCTACTAATATAGATACTGCGTTAACAGAAATTAAAGAATATGCGTTGGATTAA
- a CDS encoding SxtJ family membrane protein, whose amino-acid sequence MRWIKNIYDEVHQNSIQIKKQKQFGLLLLVIMVVLLMVSFYKNGFLLDRKQLWLASSLVIIGLITFLVPKIFYPLLVIWLCIGAVLGEITSFIILGILYYCFITPITFFLRIKNKKEYSSGWITKQTTMDYKKLS is encoded by the coding sequence ATGCGTTGGATTAAAAACATATATGACGAGGTACATCAGAATAGTATTCAAATAAAAAAACAAAAACAGTTTGGACTGTTGCTGCTTGTAATTATGGTTGTTCTTTTAATGGTTTCCTTTTATAAGAATGGTTTTTTACTAGATAGAAAACAGTTATGGTTGGCATCTAGTTTGGTTATTATTGGGTTAATAACTTTTTTAGTGCCAAAAATATTTTATCCTCTTTTAGTAATATGGCTATGTATTGGTGCTGTGTTAGGAGAGATTACTTCGTTTATTATTCTAGGAATTTTGTATTATTGTTTTATTACCCCAATTACTTTCTTTTTGAGAATAAAAAACAAAAAAGAATATAGTAGTGGTTGGATTACTAAGCAAACTACCATGGATTATAAAAAATTATCATAG
- the tsf gene encoding translation elongation factor Ts, which produces MVKITAAEVNKLRQATGAGMMDCKKALVEAEGDFDKAIEVLRKKGQKVAAKRADRDSSEGAAVSKINADNTVGVTIVLGCETDFVGKNESFLALANQFADIAINFDNKEDFLAADFGGMTVAEKLIEQTGVVGEKLEINAFEKLEAPYIGTYVHINKIGALVGLSEKTDDAETVAKDVAMQVASMGASSLSYKDFDPAFVASETEARIAVIEKDNIELGRLGKTLKNVPKYISMAQLTPEVLAQAEEDAKAELKAEGKPEQIWDRILPGKMERFISDNTTLDQEQCLLDQKFIKDEKMTVAEYVASKNLTVTAFKRVSLG; this is translated from the coding sequence ATGGTAAAAATAACAGCAGCAGAAGTAAACAAATTAAGACAAGCTACAGGAGCTGGTATGATGGATTGCAAAAAAGCTTTAGTAGAAGCGGAAGGTGATTTTGATAAAGCAATTGAAGTATTACGTAAAAAAGGACAAAAAGTAGCAGCAAAAAGAGCAGATCGTGATTCTAGCGAAGGTGCAGCAGTTTCTAAAATTAATGCAGATAACACTGTTGGTGTTACTATCGTATTAGGATGTGAAACGGATTTTGTTGGTAAAAATGAATCTTTCTTAGCGTTAGCTAACCAATTTGCAGATATAGCAATCAACTTTGACAACAAAGAAGATTTCTTAGCAGCAGATTTTGGAGGGATGACAGTTGCCGAAAAATTAATCGAACAAACAGGTGTTGTTGGAGAGAAATTAGAAATCAACGCTTTTGAAAAATTAGAAGCACCTTATATTGGTACCTATGTACACATTAACAAAATTGGCGCTTTAGTTGGTTTATCTGAAAAAACAGATGACGCTGAAACAGTTGCAAAAGACGTAGCAATGCAAGTAGCATCTATGGGAGCATCTTCTTTATCTTATAAAGATTTTGATCCAGCATTTGTAGCATCAGAAACGGAAGCTAGAATTGCAGTTATAGAAAAAGATAATATCGAGTTAGGTAGATTAGGTAAAACACTTAAAAATGTACCTAAATATATTTCTATGGCACAATTAACTCCAGAAGTTTTAGCGCAAGCAGAAGAAGATGCTAAAGCAGAATTAAAAGCAGAAGGAAAACCAGAACAAATTTGGGATAGAATTCTTCCTGGAAAAATGGAGCGTTTTATTAGCGATAACACAACTTTAGATCAAGAACAATGTTTATTAGATCAAAAGTTTATTAAAGATGAAAAAATGACTGTTGCAGAATATGTAGCATCAAAAAATCTTACCGTTACTGCATTTAAACGTGTATCTTTAGGATAG
- a CDS encoding YgiQ family radical SAM protein: MQELKLSDWLPTTNKEVKIRGWQELDVILFSGDAYVDHPTFGPAVIGRMLESFGLRVAIVPQPNVNDNLQDFVKLGAPKLFFGVTGGCMDPMISNYNANKKRRDKDAYTPNGDIGFRPDYATSVYSKILKEKWPDTPVLIGGIEASLRRVTHYDYWSDQLMPSILETSKADMLVYGMGEQPLREVVRLLEKGVPFNSINTVNQTAVLMNKDEKIPKNSNWEDIEIQSHEVCLKDKKKYASNFKVIEQESNKLAARRIFQKIGDKTLMINPPYPTMTEAEIDASFDLPYTRLPHPKYNKRGPIPAFEMIKFSINIHRGCFGGCSFCTISAHQGKFIASRSKESILKEVDTVANMPDFKGYLSDIGGPSANMYQMKGKVQSICDKCVAPSCISPVICSNLDTSHKPLTELYQAVDSHPKVKKSFIGSGIRHDMLVPEFNKNADPKELDAYTEEVMTKHVSGRLKVAPEHTSDPVLKLMRKPSFKYFHKFKERFDKINVAKNLKLQLIPYFISNHPACEVEDMANLAAETKDMGFQLEQVQGFTPTPMTVATVIYYSGYHPYTLKKVNTPITRKEKDEQHRFFFWYKDENKAWIKKTLNRLGREDLLKVLLPEKDEKWRKNKPSGEAKNTFNDAVAPIPFNQRKNKVKYKGKKKKRR, encoded by the coding sequence ATGCAAGAATTAAAACTTTCAGATTGGTTACCTACCACAAACAAAGAGGTGAAAATACGCGGTTGGCAAGAACTGGACGTCATACTTTTTAGTGGTGATGCCTATGTAGATCATCCAACGTTTGGTCCAGCGGTTATTGGACGTATGTTAGAAAGTTTTGGCTTGCGTGTAGCTATTGTTCCGCAACCTAATGTGAACGATAATCTTCAGGATTTTGTAAAACTTGGTGCTCCAAAATTATTTTTTGGTGTTACCGGTGGTTGTATGGATCCTATGATTAGCAATTATAATGCAAATAAAAAACGAAGAGATAAAGATGCCTATACGCCAAATGGTGATATTGGTTTTCGTCCAGATTATGCTACTTCTGTCTACTCCAAAATATTAAAAGAAAAATGGCCAGATACCCCAGTTTTAATTGGTGGTATTGAAGCGTCTTTACGTCGTGTTACCCATTACGATTATTGGAGTGATCAACTAATGCCTTCTATTTTAGAAACTTCTAAAGCCGATATGTTAGTGTACGGAATGGGGGAACAACCCTTGCGTGAAGTAGTGCGTTTATTAGAAAAAGGAGTTCCTTTTAATAGTATTAATACGGTGAATCAAACTGCTGTATTAATGAATAAAGATGAAAAAATTCCGAAAAACAGTAACTGGGAAGATATTGAAATACAGTCTCATGAAGTTTGTTTAAAGGATAAGAAAAAATACGCATCCAATTTTAAAGTCATCGAGCAGGAATCGAATAAATTAGCTGCAAGACGAATTTTTCAAAAAATAGGGGATAAGACGTTGATGATCAATCCGCCATATCCTACCATGACAGAAGCTGAAATTGATGCTTCTTTCGATTTACCATATACAAGATTACCACATCCAAAATATAATAAACGTGGACCAATTCCTGCGTTCGAAATGATTAAGTTTTCCATCAACATTCACAGAGGATGTTTTGGTGGTTGTAGCTTTTGTACCATTTCGGCACATCAAGGAAAATTTATTGCGTCACGTAGTAAAGAATCTATTTTAAAAGAAGTAGATACGGTTGCAAATATGCCTGACTTTAAAGGTTATTTGAGTGATATTGGAGGCCCAAGTGCTAACATGTATCAAATGAAAGGGAAAGTACAATCTATTTGCGATAAATGTGTTGCGCCTAGTTGTATTTCGCCAGTAATATGTAGTAATTTAGATACGTCACATAAGCCTTTAACCGAATTATATCAAGCAGTAGATAGTCATCCAAAAGTAAAAAAATCCTTTATTGGTTCTGGAATTAGACACGATATGTTAGTGCCAGAATTCAACAAAAATGCAGATCCAAAAGAGCTAGATGCATATACCGAAGAAGTGATGACGAAGCATGTTTCTGGCCGACTAAAAGTAGCGCCAGAGCATACTAGTGATCCAGTTTTAAAACTGATGCGTAAGCCTTCGTTTAAATACTTTCATAAGTTTAAAGAGCGTTTTGATAAGATTAATGTAGCGAAGAATTTAAAGCTTCAGCTGATACCCTATTTTATATCGAATCATCCTGCTTGTGAAGTAGAAGATATGGCAAATCTAGCTGCCGAAACCAAAGATATGGGTTTTCAGCTAGAACAAGTACAAGGTTTTACACCAACCCCAATGACAGTAGCAACGGTAATTTATTATTCTGGTTACCATCCATATACCCTTAAAAAAGTAAATACGCCAATTACACGAAAAGAGAAAGATGAACAACATCGTTTTTTCTTTTGGTATAAAGACGAAAATAAAGCGTGGATAAAAAAGACTTTAAATAGGTTAGGACGTGAAGATTTACTGAAAGTATTACTTCCTGAAAAAGATGAAAAGTGGCGTAAAAACAAACCTTCAGGTGAGGCTAAAAATACGTTTAATGATGCCGTGGCTCCTATTCCTTTTAACCAACGTAAGAATAAGGTGAAGTATAAAGGGAAGAAGAAGAAGAGAAGATAA
- a CDS encoding DUF5989 family protein has translation MSSKSAIFLEFMKFLMEQKKYWLIPIIVVLILLMALVLFTENSVLSPFVYTLF, from the coding sequence ATGAGCAGTAAATCAGCAATCTTCTTAGAGTTTATGAAATTCTTAATGGAGCAAAAGAAATATTGGTTAATACCTATTATTGTTGTTTTAATACTGTTAATGGCATTGGTTTTATTTACAGAGAATTCGGTATTATCACCATTTGTTTATACCTTATTTTAG
- the rpsI gene encoding 30S ribosomal protein S9: MDVIHKIGRRKTAVARVYLAAGTGKITVNKKDMTDYFPTATLQYKVNQPLVMTNNDGNFDITVNVFGGGITGQAEAIRLGLSRAMCEIDAENRLILKPEGLLTRDPRMVERKKFGQKKARKKFQFSKR, encoded by the coding sequence ATGGATGTAATTCACAAAATTGGTCGTAGAAAAACGGCTGTTGCACGTGTATATCTTGCCGCAGGAACTGGTAAGATAACAGTAAATAAAAAAGACATGACAGATTACTTTCCTACTGCAACATTGCAGTACAAAGTAAATCAACCTTTAGTTATGACTAACAACGATGGCAACTTTGATATTACAGTAAATGTATTCGGAGGAGGTATTACAGGTCAAGCAGAAGCAATCCGTTTAGGTTTATCTCGTGCAATGTGCGAAATAGATGCAGAAAACAGATTAATTCTTAAACCAGAAGGTTTATTAACAAGAGATCCAAGAATGGTGGAGCGTAAGAAATTCGGTCAGAAGAAAGCGCGTAAGAAATTCCAATTCTCTAAACGTTAA
- a CDS encoding peroxiredoxin has protein sequence MMQKTRYFFLLICILQYALVVAQNKYPFIPSNQHALTDTEIASTPINITPDVLLFNEQGKLLPMSSLSLMTNTEFKPVFFANDKGKVKSLVFIKKSNQPILIRKNPEAEFSPGEKALDFIAKDVHGKSYKLSELKGKVVVLNFWFTKCGPCITEMPQLNALASNFKGKNVVFLALTFNKKAVVNQFLENNTFQYNILADANHVIKMYGVNSYPTSIVINKKGEIVLKELGYRTNIKEVLATSINASL, from the coding sequence ATGATGCAAAAAACACGGTACTTTTTTCTATTAATATGCATACTACAGTATGCACTTGTTGTTGCGCAAAATAAATATCCATTTATTCCTAGTAATCAGCATGCATTAACAGATACGGAAATAGCTAGCACACCAATTAATATTACTCCAGACGTATTATTGTTTAATGAGCAAGGAAAATTACTTCCTATGTCTAGTTTGTCTTTAATGACAAATACAGAATTCAAACCTGTTTTTTTTGCGAACGATAAAGGGAAAGTTAAAAGTCTCGTCTTTATTAAAAAAAGTAATCAACCCATTTTAATAAGAAAAAATCCAGAAGCTGAATTTTCTCCTGGAGAAAAAGCTTTAGATTTTATTGCAAAAGATGTGCATGGTAAATCCTACAAGCTTTCCGAATTAAAAGGAAAGGTAGTTGTGCTTAACTTTTGGTTTACAAAATGTGGACCTTGCATTACAGAAATGCCACAACTAAATGCATTAGCTTCTAATTTTAAAGGTAAAAATGTTGTGTTTTTAGCGCTAACTTTTAACAAAAAAGCAGTGGTAAATCAATTCTTGGAAAACAATACTTTTCAATATAACATTCTAGCAGATGCTAATCATGTAATAAAAATGTATGGTGTAAATAGTTACCCTACAAGTATTGTAATTAATAAGAAAGGCGAAATTGTTCTTAAAGAACTAGGTTATAGAACAAACATCAAAGAAGTGTTGGCTACTTCAATTAATGCATCATTATAA
- a CDS encoding ABC-F family ATP-binding cassette domain-containing protein, translating to MISVDALAVEFSGHTLFSDVSFTINENDKIALMGKNGAGKSTMMKIIAGVQNGTRGHVRYPKEAVIAYLPQHLLTEDNTTVFDEASKAFSHVYTMRDEMDALNKQLETRTDYESDEYMKIIERVSDLGEKYYALEDVNYDSEVEKALKGLGFKQQDFTRLTNEFSGGWRMRIELAKILLKKPDLILLDEPTNHIDIESVIWLEDFLVNKANAVVVISHDKAFIDNITNRTIEVTMGRIYDYKANYSHYLQLREDRRLHQIKAFQEQQRFIADNQAFIDRFKGTFSKTNQVTSRERMLEKLEIIEVDDVDTSALKLRFPKTQRSGDYPVTVKDVSKSYDQHVVFNNANMSISRGEKVCFVGRNGEGKSTMIKAILGEIDVEGQCALGHNVKVGYFAQNQAALLDEGLTVFQTVDEVAKGDVRTQIKNILGRFMFKGEDIDKKVSVLSGGEKTRLAMVKLLLEPVNLLILDEPTNHLDLKSKDVLKEALLDFDGTLILVSHDRDFLQGLSNKVFEFKDKRVIEHFETVDDFLVRNRMESLKAIDL from the coding sequence ATGATTTCAGTAGATGCTTTGGCAGTTGAATTTAGTGGTCACACCTTATTTAGTGATGTGTCTTTTACTATTAATGAAAATGATAAGATTGCCTTAATGGGTAAAAATGGCGCAGGAAAATCTACAATGATGAAGATTATTGCTGGTGTGCAAAATGGAACTCGCGGACATGTACGTTATCCAAAAGAAGCAGTGATTGCTTATTTGCCACAGCATTTATTGACAGAAGATAATACTACTGTTTTTGACGAAGCTTCTAAAGCTTTTAGTCATGTGTATACCATGCGTGATGAGATGGATGCTTTAAATAAGCAGTTGGAAACACGTACCGATTATGAATCGGATGAATACATGAAAATCATTGAACGTGTATCCGACTTAGGGGAGAAATACTATGCATTAGAAGATGTGAATTATGATTCCGAAGTTGAAAAAGCTTTAAAAGGTCTAGGGTTTAAACAACAAGATTTTACAAGACTAACCAATGAATTTAGTGGTGGATGGCGCATGCGAATAGAGCTGGCTAAAATTTTATTAAAAAAACCAGATCTTATATTATTAGATGAGCCAACCAATCATATTGATATCGAATCGGTAATTTGGTTAGAAGACTTTTTAGTCAATAAAGCGAATGCCGTAGTGGTGATTTCGCATGATAAAGCATTTATCGATAATATTACCAATCGTACCATTGAAGTTACTATGGGTCGTATTTACGATTATAAAGCAAACTACAGTCATTATTTACAATTGCGTGAAGATAGACGTTTGCACCAAATTAAAGCATTCCAAGAGCAACAACGATTTATTGCAGATAATCAAGCTTTTATTGATAGGTTTAAAGGAACTTTTTCTAAAACCAATCAAGTTACTTCTCGAGAGCGTATGTTAGAAAAACTAGAAATTATAGAAGTGGATGATGTGGATACTTCTGCATTAAAACTTCGTTTTCCTAAAACACAGCGTTCTGGTGATTATCCGGTAACTGTAAAAGATGTTTCTAAATCCTATGATCAACACGTGGTATTTAATAATGCTAATATGTCTATTTCTCGTGGTGAAAAGGTGTGTTTTGTAGGAAGAAATGGAGAAGGGAAATCTACCATGATTAAAGCTATTCTAGGTGAAATAGATGTCGAAGGGCAATGCGCTTTAGGGCATAACGTGAAAGTTGGATATTTTGCACAAAATCAAGCCGCTTTGTTAGATGAAGGGTTAACTGTTTTTCAAACCGTAGACGAAGTTGCAAAAGGAGATGTGCGTACCCAAATAAAAAATATTTTGGGTCGCTTTATGTTTAAAGGCGAAGACATTGATAAAAAGGTAAGTGTGCTTTCTGGTGGTGAAAAAACAAGATTGGCAATGGTGAAACTTTTATTAGAACCTGTAAACTTGTTGATTTTAGATGAGCCTACAAACCATTTAGATTTAAAATCTAAAGATGTATTAAAGGAAGCGCTACTAGATTTTGATGGTACTTTAATATTAGTATCGCATGATAGAGATTTTCTACAAGGATTATCTAACAAAGTATTCGAGTTTAAAGATAAACGTGTGATTGAGCACTTTGAAACCGTAGATGATTTCTTAGTTAGAAATAGAATGGAAAGCCTAAAAGCTATTGATTTATAG
- the rplM gene encoding 50S ribosomal protein L13 gives MDTLSYKTISANKATVDKQWVLVDAEGQTLGRLSSKVAKLLRGKHKPSFTPHVDCGDNVIVINAEKINLTGKKWTDKTYIRHTGYPGGQRSLTATELFGKDPTRLVEKSVKGMLPKNKLGAALFRNLTVVVGTAHTHEAQKPKTINLEEFK, from the coding sequence GTGGATACATTAAGCTACAAAACGATTTCAGCCAACAAAGCTACTGTGGATAAGCAGTGGGTATTAGTTGATGCTGAAGGTCAAACTTTGGGTCGTTTATCTTCTAAAGTTGCAAAACTTTTAAGAGGAAAACATAAACCTAGCTTCACACCACATGTTGATTGTGGAGATAACGTAATTGTTATCAATGCAGAAAAAATCAACTTAACTGGAAAAAAATGGACGGACAAAACTTATATCCGTCACACAGGTTATCCAGGTGGTCAAAGAAGTTTAACTGCTACAGAATTGTTTGGAAAAGATCCAACAAGATTAGTGGAAAAATCAGTAAAAGGAATGCTTCCTAAAAACAAATTAGGTGCAGCATTATTCCGTAATTTAACCGTTGTTGTTGGTACAGCTCATACACATGAAGCTCAAAAACCAAAAACAATTAACTTAGAAGAATTCAAATAA